A genome region from Synchiropus splendidus isolate RoL2022-P1 chromosome 5, RoL_Sspl_1.0, whole genome shotgun sequence includes the following:
- the LOC128759546 gene encoding lamin-A-like, which yields METPGQKKRGATSPTCITRQQEKENLGNLNDRLAIDIDKVRSREAENPGLRLRITESESLVSRDLSGIKSAYETELANARSERARLQLDLSKLREEHKELKASLLMTQPWWASSGTTTNPTTGARCAAWSSGAMTTTFA from the exons atggaaacgccGGGCCAAAAAAAACGCGGTGCCACTTCCCCTACTTGCATCACCagacagcaggagaaggagaacctTGGCAACCTCAACGACCGGCTGGCCATCGATATTGATAAGGTGCGCTCCCGGGAGGCAGAGAACCCCGGGCTACGACTGCGCATCACAGAGTCCGAGTCTCTGGTCAGCCGCGACCTgagcgggatcaagtccgcctACGAGACTGAGCTGGCCAATGCCCGCAGTGAGCGGGCCCGCCTGCAGCTGGATCTCAGCAAGCTGAGGGAGGAGCACAAGGAGCTGAAGGCCAG tttgctgatgacacaaccgtggtgggcctcatcaggaacgacgacgaatccaactaccggagcgaggtgtgccgcctggtccagtggtgcgatgacaacaaccttcgcctga